ACCGGCACGCCGCTGCGTCCCGAGGACGTTTCGGAGGACGCCTACCCGCTGCGCTGCGCATACACGCAGGACCCGGTTGACCCGGCCGCCGTGGCCGCCGCCGATCCGTGGGCCCTCGCCGTCACCGGCCGCTCTCTCCAGGGCTGGAACGTGTCGAGCAACGGTACCGACATCGACATGCGCATGGAGAACGGCCGGGTGTGTGTCGCCGGGGTCGCCTGACCGGTGGCCTGCGGCGTCGACCGCTCCATCTTCGCCGCCCGGACGCCTTTACCGCCGCCACTCATTGCCCGCGTGGGCGTGGACGGGGCGGCGGATGTGACTGCAGGGGGATGTGACGGCGGATGTGACTGCAGGGGGATGTGACGGCGGATGTGACTGCAAGGGGATGTGACGGCGGGGGCACACGGGGCGTAGGAGGCGTGAGGTATCGCCGACGAAAATAAAGTCGGGAAACCCTTGCTTTCACAATCGAACGCACGTACCATCGAACACGGCAAGGAAAACCATCGAGGGGCACGACACACAAGGGGGGAGGCCACCATGACCGACACGGCCACCGCAACCGGTGGTGTCACGGAACTGCCGGTGGGCAGTGTCACCGACCTCATCGCCGCGGTCGACACCCTCGGTGTCGCGGTCGACACGATCCTCGCCCAGGGTGAGCACACCTGGCACCGTATTGGTACAGATGAGCGGGAGAAACTCTACCGGCGGGTCGAGCAGGCCCGGCGGAAACTCTCCGCGGTCGACGCGGCGGTGGTCACCGGGTTCCAGGCGGACTTCGTCATGCCGTGCGGACCGCGGGCACCCCGCTGGCTCGCCGACCGGTTCGGACTGACCCACCGCGAGGCGAAGACGAGGGTTGCGGCCGCGGCCCGGCTGGCCACGACGGAGACGACGAATCCGGCGCTGGTGTGTGACGCGCGCCTGCCGCAGCTGACCGCGGCGGTGCGGGCCGGGGTGCTCGACGCCGAACCGGTCGCCCGGCTCGACCGGATGATCGCCGCGCTGCCGTGTTCGGTGCAGGACCGGGTCGCGGTGGCGGCCGACGCGCCGGTCGTGGAACTGGTGCGCACCGCCGGGCCGGATGCGGTGGCGGGACTGCGCCCGTTCCTGCTGGGCATCGTCGGGGTCGAGGAGCCGTACACCGACGATGACCGGGCGCGGGTCCGGGAGGTGACCCTGGGTCGGCAGGGTGAGGACGGGATGACGCCGATCAGTGGGGCATTGACCCCGGAGCTGGCGTCGGTGCTGCAGCGGTTGATGGCCGACTATGCGAGCCCGGGCAGTCTCACCGGCACGGCTGACGGTGCCGACGGTGCTGACGCTGCCGACAGTGCTGATGGTGCTGATGCTGCCGGTGCCGAGTCTGCCGGTGTCGGTGACATGCGTACGCCGGGGCAGCGGCGGCATGATGCGTTGTTCGCGGCGGTGAGTGCCGGGTACGGGCGGGGTCGGGAGCTGGTGCCGGGGCGGGGGACGACGACGATTGTCGCGGCGGTGACGTTGGAGCAGTTGGCGGCGCGGTCGGGGTCGGTGGTCACTGATGCGGGGGTGCGGGTGTCGGTGGCGGATCTGGTGGAGACCTGTGATGCGCGGGATCTTTTTCTGCAGGTCATGGATTTCCATGGTCGGTCGTTGTATCTGGGTCGGTCGCGGCGGTTGGGGTCGGTGGACCAGTATCTCGCGCTGGTCGGTGAGGAGGGTGCGGGGTCGGCCCCGGGTGCGGTGACGCCGCCGGCGTTCTGTCAGATCCACCACATCACGTCGTGGTTGGCCGGTGGGGGGACGGATCTGCCGAATCTGACGCTGGTGGGGCCGGTGGCGCATGCCGGGGTGGATGATTCGCGGTCGGATCCGCGGCGGTGGCAGACGGTGCCGCCGCCGGTGGGGTCGCCGGAGCGGGTGTTGTGGATTCCGCCGGAGGGGGTGGATCCGACGCGGGCGCCGGTGATCACGGTGCATCCGGCCAGTTGGATGGTGCCGGGGCAGGTGTTGCGGCGTGGGTCGCGGGTGTTGGTGGGGTTGGTCGGTGGTGCGCCGCCGCCGACCGGTGACCGGCCGCCGCGGTTGACCGGGTGAGTGTGACCGGGTGAGTGTGGCCGGCGGGTGTGGTCCGGTGGGTGCGGTGCCGTTGCCGCGGTCGTGATGTTCCCTGCAGGTGTTCTGTGTGCAGGGGGTGCGCGGTCCGCGGGGTACAGCCATGCCCACACCACGGACACCCGGGACATACACTGCAGCCACCCCGTGGAATCAAGCATCTAGGCTGGGTGCCATGACCGAGGGACCCAGCGCAACCGACTCCGACACAACCGACTCCACCGCCTTCGCCCGCCGCTTCACCGACTTCATTGCGGCGTCCCCGAGCAGCTACCACGCAGCCGCGGAAGTCGCCGCCCGGCTCGACGCGGCCGGTTGGACCCGCGGCGACGAGACCAGCGGGTGGGACGCCACGGCGGTGACCCCCGGCGGCCACTACATCGTCCGCGGCGGCGCCGTCGTCGCCTGGCAGATCCCCGCCGGAGTGGACGCCGCCACCGCCGGGTTCCGCATCGTCGGCTCCCACACCGACTCACCCGGCCTCAAGCTCAAGCCCCGCGGCGACATCGACGGACCCGCCGGATGGAAGCAGGCCGGGGTGGAGGTCTACGGTGGGGCGATCCTCGACTCGTGGCTGGACCGCGAACTCCGGCTCGCCGGACGCATCGTGCTCGCCGACGGGACGGAACAGCTGGTCGCCACCGGACCGGTGCTGCGCGTACCCCACCTGGCGATCCACCTGGACCGCAAGGTCAACAGTGACCCGGCACTCGACCGGCAGGCACACCTGCAGCCGGTCTTCGCCGTGGGGGAGGGGGCGCCGGAGGTCCTCGACGTCGTCGCGGCGTCCGCCGGAGTGGCCGCCGCCGACATCGTCGCCCATGACCTCATCACCGTCGACGCCCAGCACGGGGAGATCTTCGGGGCCCGGGGCGACTTCCTCGCCGCCGGCCGGATGGACAACCTCTCCAGTGTGTTCACCTCACTCGAGGCACTGCTCGCCGCGGGGGACAGCCGCGACAGCCGGGACAGCCGGGACAGCCGCGACATCAGGGTGCTGGCCGCCTTCGACCACGAGGAGGTCGGCAGCGCGACGACCTCCGGTGCCGCCGGCCCGGTGCTCGAGGACATCCTCGTGCGCATCGCCGCCGGCCTCGGGGCGGACACCGCAGGCACCCGCGCGATGTACGCCCGCTCGACCTGCGCCTCCGCGGACGCCGCCCACTCGGTGCACCCCAACTACGCCGGGAAACACGACGCGGTGAACCGGCCGGTGATGAACGGCGGCCCGGTGCTCAAGGTCAACGCCAACCAGCGCTACGCCACCGACGCGGTCACCGCCGCGGCCTGGCGCCGGGCCTGCGCGGCAGCCGGGGTACCCGACCAGGTCTTCGCCGGCAACAACGACGTGCCCTGCGGCTCCACCATCGGGCCGATCACCGCCACCCGGCTCGGCATCCCCACCGTCGACGTGGGCATCCCGCTGCTGTCGATGCACTCCGCCCGGGAGATGGCAGGGGTGGCCGATCTCGCCTGGTTCGCCGCCGCCCTGCAGGCCTGGTGGGAACTGTGAGCGTGCCGTACTGCCACGTCCTGTTCGACCAGCCGGTGATCCCGCCGAACACCGGCAACGCCATCCGGATGTGCGCCGGCACCGGGGCGGCACTGCACCTGGCGGGCCCGCTCGGCTTCAACTTCGACGACCGGCACGTCCGCCGGGCCGGGCTGGACTACCATGACCTCGCCGAGGTGCACGTCCACGACAACCGGGACGCCGCCCTGGAGGTGCTGGTGGGGGAGTCCGCCACCGCCGCCGGGGCGTCCGGCAGGGTCTTCGCCTTCACCACCCACGCGGACACCTGGTACACCGACATCGCCTATGAACCGGGCGACGTGCTGATGTTCGGCACCGAGCCGACGGGGCTGGAGCAGGCGGCCCTCGACGATCCGCGGGTGACGCAGCTGGTGCGCATCCCGATGCTGCCGGGGCGGCGCAGCATGAACCTGTCGAACTCCGCCGCGGTCGCCGCCTACGAGGCGTGGCGGCAGGCCGGCTTTCCGGGTGGGGTCTGACAGCGTCCGCTGACCGGTTAGGATGGTGTGCGTGACTGCGACGAAGCTGGACGGAAGACTGTATCAGGCCGAGATCTTCGAGGATCTCACTCAGCGGGTGACCGCGCTGAAGGAGAAGGGGATCACCCCGGGGCTGGCGACCGTGCTCGTCGGCGACGACCCGGGCTCCCACTCCTACGTGAAGATGAAGCACAAGGACTGCGAGAAGATCGGCATCACGAGCATCCGGAAGGACCTGCCCGCCGACGTCACGCAGGAGCAGCTCAACGACGTCATCGACGAGCTCAACGCCGATCCGGCATGCACCGGCTACATTGTCCAGCTGCCGCTGCCGAAGCACCTCGACGAGAACGCGGTGCTCGAGCGCATCGACCCGGACAAGGACGCCGACGGTCTCCACCCGGTCAACCTCGGCAAGCTCGTGCTCAACGAGCCCGCCCCGCTGCCCTGCACCCCCAACGGTGCGATCTCGATGCTGCGCCGCTTCGGCGTGGAGATCGACGGGGCAAAGGCCGTCGTCATCGGCCGCGGCGTGACCGTGGGACGCCCCATCGGGCTCATGCTCACCCGCCGCACCGAGAACGCCACCGCCGTGCTGTGCCACACCGGTACGAAGGACCTGGCCAAGGAGACCCGGGACGCCGACATCATCATCGCCGCCGCCGGCAAGCCGCACATGCTCACCGCCGACATGGTGAAGCCGGGCGCCGCCGTGCTCGACGTGGGCGTCTCCCGCGTCGACGGCAAGCTCACCGGTGACGTCCACCCCGATGTCTGGGAGGTCGCCGGCGCAGTCGCCCCGAACCCCGGTGGCGTGGGCCCGCTGACCCGTGCCTTCCTCGTCCGCAACATCGTCGAGCGGGCGGAGCGTCTCGCCGCGGGCGAGTAGGGGACGGTCTGTGGCGACAACTGCGAAGCACGCCGCCGGGCATACCGGTAGCTCCGGCAGCTCGGGCGGCTCCGGCAGCTCCGATCATGCGGACCGGGTTCCGCTGACCCCGGCCGAGCGGCGGCGGATGCTGGACAACCCGCACGACGTCGATGTCCGACCGTCGGGCTGGCCGCAGTGGTTCCAGATGCTCATCGTCGTGGTCTTCCTCGTCGCCGTCGCCGCCGGCGTGGTCAGCATCTTCGCCGAACACTGGCGGCGCGGCATCGTGTCGCTGGGAGCCGGCATGGTCTGGCTGGGGATGGCCCGGTGGGTCGTCGACAGCCGCATCATGGGGGTGCTCGCCGTCCGGTCGAGGAAGTTCGACTCCGCCTTCTGCATCATCGTCGGTGGCCTGCTGCTGCTGATCTCACTGCAGGTCGACGCCCTGGGGAGCTGACATGACCGACGTGACCGGCCTGCCCGGGTTCTCCCGGGTCTTCGCCGCCGACCGGCTGACCGTCGGTCTCGCCCTGCCGCTCGACGGGCCCGACCCGTGGCGTGCCGCCGAGCTGGTGCAACGGGCCGAACGGTCCGGCTTCGCCGCCGTGTGGGCCCGCGACATCCCGCTGAGTGTGGAGACCTTCGGCGACGACGGCCAGGAATACGACCCGTTCATGTACCTCACCTGGCTGGCGGCGCAGACCGGGTCGATCGCCCTGGGGACCGCCGCGGTGGTGCTGCCGCTCGCCCACCCGCTGCTGCTGGCCAAGCGGGCCGCCGGACTCGACCTCATGAGCCGTGGCCGGTTCATCCTGGGGCTGGCCAGCGGTGACCGGCCCGAGGAGTTCCGCGCCTTCGGACTGGACAAGGGCGACCGCGGCGAGATCTTCCGGGAGAACCTCAGTGTGCTGGACAAGGCCTGGGAGTACCCGCGCGGGGAACTGCACCCGATCAGCTGGTCCCGCGGCCGGGTCGGCGGGGCGGAGGTCGTGCCGAAGCCGACCGCCGGGCGGGTCCCGCGGCTCATGGTGGGTTCCTGCCTGCAGTCGATGGAGTTCAATGTCGCCCACGGCGACGGCTGGCTGACCTACCACCGGTCACTGCCCGAGCAGAAGATCATGGTCGACCGGTGGCGGGCGACCGCCCGGGAACTGGGGGTCGGGTTCCGGCCGTTCGGTGAATCCCTGTGGCTCGATGTGCTGGAGGACCCGGACGCCCCGGCGCAGGGCCGCGACTTCGGCTACCGGCTGGGCCGCAACGCGCTGCTGGAACTGCTGGACTCGCAGCGACGGATGGGGATCAACCATGTCTCGGTGAACCTGCGGCACGGGCGGCGCCCCGTCGAGGAGGTCATGGACGAACTGGGGGAGTACGTCATCCCGGAGTTCCCCGTGTCCGTTCCGCCCACTGCCTGACGAGTCCGTCGTCGGGGCAGGACGCCACGACCGCGGCCACGACGGGCCGCCGGACCTCCGCCGCGGTGTCCCGGACCCGGGCGAGGACACTGAATGCCACATCGCGGGCGCTCCGGGCTGTGACGACGGGCGGCAGGCCGTCGGCGGAGGATCCGTCCCAGGTCAGCAGCACCGCCGTTGTCGTGGTGATCCCGGGTGGGGTGACCCGGGTCACCGAGTCCCGCGCGGCGACCGGCATCTCCGCACTGACCAGGACCGCGACCGCCGTGTCCAGGGCGGCCTGCCGGATGACCGCCGGGGCCTGCGCGGTCCAGGTCAGGGTGTCGGTGAGTGTGTCCACCGCCGCGCGGGACGGGCTGTCCCGGACACGGACCATCGCGTCCAGCAGTTCCACCGCCTCCAGGGAGACCGGGCTGGAGGCGGTCAACGGGTCCACCGCCAGGTCATCCACGACGGGCCGGGGACCGGGGCCGGTGGACCACGGATCAGCCTGGTCGGCCACCCGACGGGCCCGGGAGATCCAGCGGGCCATCGGCGAATCCTCCCCGGGGATCCGGTCGGCGCCGAATGCGGCCGCGACGAGGTCCCCGAAACCCTCACCGACGGCCAGCAACCGGGAATCGAAGTCCCGGTGAGTGAGCACCTCGGTCGGGAGCCCGAGCCGGTCCGCGAGCCGGGCGATCACCGCACCGGTCGGCACGGACCGGCCGGACTCCCACCGGGAGACCGCGCTGGCGGAGCAGATCCCGGCGGCCAGGGCGGTCTGCGACATACCGCGTTCCTCGCGGGCGTGGCGCAGCCGGAAACTGAAGACGGCGGCATCGGTGGGGCCGGCGGCGTAGGCAGCGTCATACATGTACACCGAGGGTACGGTGCTGCAGCAGCCGCAACGTCCCCGCCCCGACCGCTCCGGCCACCGCGACGGCGCCGACCAACAGGTCGAGACCGGTGGCGGAACCCGCCCACACCCCGACCAGGGCGGTACCGAACGCGCCGCCGGTCTGCAGCATCAGCCGGGTGTGCGCACCGACGGCCGGCGCCTGGGCGTCCCGGACGACCTCGTAGGCGGCGGAGAGTGTGAGCAGGGTGCATGCCCCCAGCCCCAGA
This is a stretch of genomic DNA from Corynebacterium nuruki S6-4. It encodes these proteins:
- a CDS encoding HNH endonuclease signature motif containing protein; translated protein: MTDTATATGGVTELPVGSVTDLIAAVDTLGVAVDTILAQGEHTWHRIGTDEREKLYRRVEQARRKLSAVDAAVVTGFQADFVMPCGPRAPRWLADRFGLTHREAKTRVAAAARLATTETTNPALVCDARLPQLTAAVRAGVLDAEPVARLDRMIAALPCSVQDRVAVAADAPVVELVRTAGPDAVAGLRPFLLGIVGVEEPYTDDDRARVREVTLGRQGEDGMTPISGALTPELASVLQRLMADYASPGSLTGTADGADGADAADSADGADAAGAESAGVGDMRTPGQRRHDALFAAVSAGYGRGRELVPGRGTTTIVAAVTLEQLAARSGSVVTDAGVRVSVADLVETCDARDLFLQVMDFHGRSLYLGRSRRLGSVDQYLALVGEEGAGSAPGAVTPPAFCQIHHITSWLAGGGTDLPNLTLVGPVAHAGVDDSRSDPRRWQTVPPPVGSPERVLWIPPEGVDPTRAPVITVHPASWMVPGQVLRRGSRVLVGLVGGAPPPTGDRPPRLTG
- a CDS encoding M18 family aminopeptidase translates to MTEGPSATDSDTTDSTAFARRFTDFIAASPSSYHAAAEVAARLDAAGWTRGDETSGWDATAVTPGGHYIVRGGAVVAWQIPAGVDAATAGFRIVGSHTDSPGLKLKPRGDIDGPAGWKQAGVEVYGGAILDSWLDRELRLAGRIVLADGTEQLVATGPVLRVPHLAIHLDRKVNSDPALDRQAHLQPVFAVGEGAPEVLDVVAASAGVAAADIVAHDLITVDAQHGEIFGARGDFLAAGRMDNLSSVFTSLEALLAAGDSRDSRDSRDSRDIRVLAAFDHEEVGSATTSGAAGPVLEDILVRIAAGLGADTAGTRAMYARSTCASADAAHSVHPNYAGKHDAVNRPVMNGGPVLKVNANQRYATDAVTAAAWRRACAAAGVPDQVFAGNNDVPCGSTIGPITATRLGIPTVDVGIPLLSMHSAREMAGVADLAWFAAALQAWWEL
- a CDS encoding tRNA (cytidine(34)-2'-O)-methyltransferase, which codes for MSVPYCHVLFDQPVIPPNTGNAIRMCAGTGAALHLAGPLGFNFDDRHVRRAGLDYHDLAEVHVHDNRDAALEVLVGESATAAGASGRVFAFTTHADTWYTDIAYEPGDVLMFGTEPTGLEQAALDDPRVTQLVRIPMLPGRRSMNLSNSAAVAAYEAWRQAGFPGGV
- a CDS encoding bifunctional methylenetetrahydrofolate dehydrogenase/methenyltetrahydrofolate cyclohydrolase gives rise to the protein MTATKLDGRLYQAEIFEDLTQRVTALKEKGITPGLATVLVGDDPGSHSYVKMKHKDCEKIGITSIRKDLPADVTQEQLNDVIDELNADPACTGYIVQLPLPKHLDENAVLERIDPDKDADGLHPVNLGKLVLNEPAPLPCTPNGAISMLRRFGVEIDGAKAVVIGRGVTVGRPIGLMLTRRTENATAVLCHTGTKDLAKETRDADIIIAAAGKPHMLTADMVKPGAAVLDVGVSRVDGKLTGDVHPDVWEVAGAVAPNPGGVGPLTRAFLVRNIVERAERLAAGE
- a CDS encoding DUF3017 domain-containing protein, yielding MATTAKHAAGHTGSSGSSGGSGSSDHADRVPLTPAERRRMLDNPHDVDVRPSGWPQWFQMLIVVVFLVAVAAGVVSIFAEHWRRGIVSLGAGMVWLGMARWVVDSRIMGVLAVRSRKFDSAFCIIVGGLLLLISLQVDALGS
- a CDS encoding TIGR03571 family LLM class oxidoreductase, which produces MTDVTGLPGFSRVFAADRLTVGLALPLDGPDPWRAAELVQRAERSGFAAVWARDIPLSVETFGDDGQEYDPFMYLTWLAAQTGSIALGTAAVVLPLAHPLLLAKRAAGLDLMSRGRFILGLASGDRPEEFRAFGLDKGDRGEIFRENLSVLDKAWEYPRGELHPISWSRGRVGGAEVVPKPTAGRVPRLMVGSCLQSMEFNVAHGDGWLTYHRSLPEQKIMVDRWRATARELGVGFRPFGESLWLDVLEDPDAPAQGRDFGYRLGRNALLELLDSQRRMGINHVSVNLRHGRRPVEEVMDELGEYVIPEFPVSVPPTA
- a CDS encoding helix-turn-helix domain-containing protein, translated to MYDAAYAAGPTDAAVFSFRLRHAREERGMSQTALAAGICSASAVSRWESGRSVPTGAVIARLADRLGLPTEVLTHRDFDSRLLAVGEGFGDLVAAAFGADRIPGEDSPMARWISRARRVADQADPWSTGPGPRPVVDDLAVDPLTASSPVSLEAVELLDAMVRVRDSPSRAAVDTLTDTLTWTAQAPAVIRQAALDTAVAVLVSAEMPVAARDSVTRVTPPGITTTTAVLLTWDGSSADGLPPVVTARSARDVAFSVLARVRDTAAEVRRPVVAAVVASCPDDGLVRQWAERTRGTPG